Part of the Sphingobacterium sp. LZ7M1 genome, ATTTATTTGAAAGAGATGATCCGCCTTCTCTTTAAAGGCAATAGTTCCAAAAAGGGAATATCCTCTTTTCAGGCTTTTTCATTGGCCATATCGGGTCGGGTGGGGACAGGAAACATTGCTGGTGTGGCTACAGCCATTGGTATGGGTGGACCAGGCGCCGTATTCTGGATGTGGATCATTGCTTTCTTGGGAAGTTCATCGGCGATTATTGAGGCCACTCTTGGTCAATTGTATAAAGAGGAAAAGGATGGGCAATACCGCGGTGGACCAGCCTATTATATCCAAAAAGGGTTAAAGAGTAAGGTGTTTGCTTGGATATTTGCCATTGTGACCATCATCAGTACGGGTTTCTTATTGCCAAGTGTGCAGAGCAATAGCATTGCCTTGGCCATGAAGTCAGCTTTTGACCTTTCTCCAATGGTTATCGGGATCTTTTTGGTGCTGTTATTGGGTTTTATCATTATCGGTGGTGTAAAAAGAATCTCTAAGGTTGCCGAATATGTGGTTCCATTTATGGCTGGTGCATATATCTTAATGGCCGTTGTCATCATAATCCTAAACATCCAGCAAGTTCCGGCAGTTTTTAAACTGATCTTCCAGTCAGCCTTGAATTTGGATGCCACATTTGGCGGGATCGTGGGTTCCGCGATTTCTTGGGGTGTAAAACGAGGGATCTATAGCAATGAAGCCGGTCAAGGTACTGCGCCACATGCTGCAGCAGCTGCCGAGGTGAGCCATCCTGTAAAACAGGGTTTGGTGCAGGGTTTTTCAGTTTATGTGGATACTTTATTTGTTTGTACGGCTACGGCGTTGATGATCCTGTTTACAGGGCAATATAATGTAGCAGATTCCGCTGGCGGATTTATTGTGCAGCACATCCCAGGTATTGAAGCAGGTCCGGAGTTTACCCAATTGGCCGTTTCGCAGCATTTTCCTTCCTTAGGGGCGGGTTTCATTGCCATCGCATTGATGTTTTTTGCTTTTACAACGATTATGGCCTATTACTATATCGCCGAATGTAATGTGAGCTTTATAGGAAAAAACAGGAGCAGGACTGCCTTGATCTGGGTTTTGAGGGTGATGATATTGGGTTCGGTCTATCTAGGATGTATTTCAACAGCCAAGATGGCCTGGGATCTGGGCGATATTGGCGTAGGAATGATGGCTTGGCTAAACATGATCGCCATTATTTTGTTGCATAATAAGGTCTTGAAACTTTTCAAGGATTATAACCAACAACGAAAAGAAGGAAAGGATCCGGTATTTAATAATGCTGAAACGAAGTTTTCAGATGTGGGGATTTGGGAGAAAAATAAAAATATATAATTACCTATGGCTAAATTAATTAATCTGAACGTTTTTAAGGATTTCTTTGCGTCGAGTAACGCGGGTGGGATCATGTTGTTTCTATGTGTTATCCTATCCATGATCATTGCAAATAGTCCCTTGGCGGCAGCCCTTCAAAATCTTTTGGACCTGCCACTAGGTTTCGAAACGGAATCCATTCACTTGAAATATTCAGTTCTGCTGTGGATCAATGATGGTCTGATGGCTGTTTTCTTTTTATTGGTAGGGTTGGAGATCAAACGTGAAATCGTGGAAGGTGAACTGTCTTCACCTAAAAAAGCGAGTTTACCGATTTTATGTGCTATTGGTGGTGCTGTTGTGCCTGCATTGATCTATTTGTCCTTTAATGCTGGACAGGAAACGGCAAGTGGTTGGGGTATCCCAATGGCGACGGACATTGCCTTTGCATTGGCGGTGATCAATCTGTTGGGAAACAGGATTCCTTCCAGTCTCAAGATATTCCTAGCTGCCTTGGCTATCGTGGATGACTTGATCGCTATCTTGGTGATCGCGTTTTTCTATTCTTCGGGAATTGAATTGACTTATCTATACTATGCAGTTGCGGGTATGGTTGTATTGATCCTGATGAACAAATTCAATGTGCTGAATCCTTACCTGTATTTGATTCCGGGTGTTTTTATTTGGTATTTTATCCATCATTCCGGTATCCACGCTACTATTGCTGGGGTTTTGGTGGCGATGACCATTCCTACCAATGATACGGCAATTGAATCGCCATTGGAGCGTTTGGAGCATGCTTTGACCAAGCCGGTTAACTTCTTGATCATTCCACTTTTTGCTTTTGCCAATACCAATATAACCCTGGAAAAGGAAATGTTGGGCGGACTGACTTCTGGCTTAGGGTTGGGGATTTCATTGGGATTATTGGTCGGGAAACCGATCGGTATCCTGTTAACTTCCTTTTTATGTACGAAGGCTAAACTAAGTTCTCTACCTGAAGGAAGTAATTGGAAGCATATTATTGGAGTAGGGCTGTTGGCTGGTATTGGTTTTACCATGTCCATCTTTATCGCCATCTTATCGTTTAGCAATCCAGACCATGTTTCTGAAGCTAAACTATCCATTTTATTGACTTCTTTATTGGCGGGGGTATTTGGATATCTCGCCTTAAATTCCAAGAAAGAATATAAGTAATTAACAAAGGGAGGCTGATAAATGCCTCCCTTTTTTTATTGTGAATTTGCCCTTACGATTTGGATATTGCCAGTTTCCAATTTGTTTTCCAGCCATTTCTTTAATTTGCCAAGTTCCTCAGCGTTTATATCCTTCTGAGCATTGTATGTAATGATATTCTGGTAATGACTGCTGTCGGATGATACAACGACCAGTTGTTTTCCTATGCTGTAGGGTGCCAATTCAGGGAATAGGATATTGATTTCCTTGATTAGGTTCTGGTCATCGAAGGTATAGGAAGCGAGTTCTTTCCTTAGGTTCTGGATCGTCACATCCTTTTCAGAGACATTTCTAGATTGCCTGTTGATCTCTGCCAAAATATCTCTTTTGAGATCTGTGCTGTCCTGTCTGATCAGAAGATCCGTATTTTCTAGATTATAAGTAGCTAACTTCATTTTGAGATCCTTGATTTCCAAGGAGTCGAATTTCTTGTCCAGGAAAGCAAGTTCAATCTTTTTGGGCCTGCTGTTGAAATAGGTGTTCTCGTAAATCAAGGTGTAGCCCTTGTTCACAAATTCATTTTGGATGAAATTATCAACGTTTTGGCTGTATTTCTTTTCTTGTAGTAGGAGGTAAGCCAAATAGAAGCTTGGAATTAGGATCACCAAGATCAGGGTGCTGATGGTTCTTGTAATGCGTTTTTCCTTGGCTTCATCCACGAATTTTACCTTAGGGTATTTCAGGAATTTAACAATCAAGAAGGTGGAGATACAGATAAAGAAACAGTTGATGGTGTAAAGGTACAGTGCTCCTCCGAAATAACTGAAATTTCCGATGGCGAGACCATATCCAGCTGTACAGAGGGGCGGCATGAGTGCGGTAGCAATCGCAACCCCGGGGATAGGATTTCCCTTTTCCACCCTGGTCAATGCTATTACGCCTGCTAAGCCACCAAAGAATGCTATGAGGACATCGTAAATGTTTGGAGCGGTACGAGCCAGTAATTCTGATTGCGCTTCCTTAAAAGGGCTTAAAAGAAAGTATACAAAGGAAACGAATAGACTGACAACCGTGGCGATAGCCAGATTCTTGATCGATTTCTTCAATAGGGTGAAGTCATAGGTCCCTAAGGCAAAGCCCGCGCCAACAATCGGACCCATCAATGGAGAAATTAACATGGCGCCGATGATGACAGCCGTGGAGTTGACATTCAGT contains:
- the nhaA gene encoding Na+/H+ antiporter NhaA; translated protein: MAKLINLNVFKDFFASSNAGGIMLFLCVILSMIIANSPLAAALQNLLDLPLGFETESIHLKYSVLLWINDGLMAVFFLLVGLEIKREIVEGELSSPKKASLPILCAIGGAVVPALIYLSFNAGQETASGWGIPMATDIAFALAVINLLGNRIPSSLKIFLAALAIVDDLIAILVIAFFYSSGIELTYLYYAVAGMVVLILMNKFNVLNPYLYLIPGVFIWYFIHHSGIHATIAGVLVAMTIPTNDTAIESPLERLEHALTKPVNFLIIPLFAFANTNITLEKEMLGGLTSGLGLGISLGLLVGKPIGILLTSFLCTKAKLSSLPEGSNWKHIIGVGLLAGIGFTMSIFIAILSFSNPDHVSEAKLSILLTSLLAGVFGYLALNSKKEYK
- a CDS encoding sodium:alanine symporter family protein, with protein sequence MQEIIDKIYSIVWSDALVYLCLLAGVYFTVRFKFPQLIYLKEMIRLLFKGNSSKKGISSFQAFSLAISGRVGTGNIAGVATAIGMGGPGAVFWMWIIAFLGSSSAIIEATLGQLYKEEKDGQYRGGPAYYIQKGLKSKVFAWIFAIVTIISTGFLLPSVQSNSIALAMKSAFDLSPMVIGIFLVLLLGFIIIGGVKRISKVAEYVVPFMAGAYILMAVVIIILNIQQVPAVFKLIFQSALNLDATFGGIVGSAISWGVKRGIYSNEAGQGTAPHAAAAAEVSHPVKQGLVQGFSVYVDTLFVCTATALMILFTGQYNVADSAGGFIVQHIPGIEAGPEFTQLAVSQHFPSLGAGFIAIALMFFAFTTIMAYYYIAECNVSFIGKNRSRTALIWVLRVMILGSVYLGCISTAKMAWDLGDIGVGMMAWLNMIAIILLHNKVLKLFKDYNQQRKEGKDPVFNNAETKFSDVGIWEKNKNI
- a CDS encoding DUF389 domain-containing protein gives rise to the protein MNKLYRFLNLHFGEEAKDKVLENVTSSISFRGANVWILACAIVVASVGLNVNSTAVIIGAMLISPLMGPIVGAGFALGTYDFTLLKKSIKNLAIATVVSLFVSFVYFLLSPFKEAQSELLARTAPNIYDVLIAFFGGLAGVIALTRVEKGNPIPGVAIATALMPPLCTAGYGLAIGNFSYFGGALYLYTINCFFICISTFLIVKFLKYPKVKFVDEAKEKRITRTISTLILVILIPSFYLAYLLLQEKKYSQNVDNFIQNEFVNKGYTLIYENTYFNSRPKKIELAFLDKKFDSLEIKDLKMKLATYNLENTDLLIRQDSTDLKRDILAEINRQSRNVSEKDVTIQNLRKELASYTFDDQNLIKEINILFPELAPYSIGKQLVVVSSDSSHYQNIITYNAQKDINAEELGKLKKWLENKLETGNIQIVRANSQ